Proteins from a genomic interval of Pirellulales bacterium:
- a CDS encoding SRPBCC family protein, which translates to MAVTTEVAETIDAPPEVVFDLGTPAEMLPRLFRGYGPIPGIAKAEIVGGGELKTGAIRRITNTDGSVIDEEIIELRRPEKHAYRLIRGFKFPFSLLVRGADSDWTFSAAGAGTRIVWRFSFVPTTPLVSPVVGLIARRFFRRAQAECLTNLKQHAERTVVAGVAPDPA; encoded by the coding sequence ATGGCAGTCACCACGGAAGTCGCGGAAACAATCGACGCCCCGCCCGAAGTTGTTTTCGATCTCGGCACGCCCGCCGAAATGTTGCCACGATTGTTCCGCGGTTACGGGCCAATACCGGGCATCGCTAAGGCGGAGATCGTAGGAGGCGGTGAACTTAAGACCGGCGCGATTCGTCGCATTACCAACACCGATGGTTCGGTAATCGATGAGGAGATTATCGAGTTGCGGCGACCCGAAAAACACGCCTATCGATTGATCCGCGGATTCAAGTTCCCATTTTCGCTCTTGGTGCGCGGCGCCGATTCGGATTGGACCTTTAGCGCGGCCGGCGCCGGCACGCGGATTGTCTGGCGGTTCAGTTTTGTGCCCACCACGCCGTTGGTTTCGCCGGTGGTCGGCCTGATCGCGCGGCGATTTTTCCGTCGTGCCCAGGCGGAGTGCTTGACGAATCTCAAGCAGCACGCGGAACGAACGGTTGTCGCGGGCGTTGCGCCCGATCCTGCATGA
- a CDS encoding response regulator yields MTCHLFDQPARASCSCPAPTILIADADRSLADSLGRGLEQQGYYTLMARSGEAAIEMALSSIPQLIVMDQRLPDMDAVAAVERLAAQPATCHIPVIILRGMARPDIIRRSRVAGCQYFVRKPCDPDALFLLIRHAIEETARAVLA; encoded by the coding sequence ATGACGTGTCATTTGTTTGACCAGCCGGCGCGTGCTTCCTGTTCCTGTCCCGCGCCCACCATTCTCATTGCCGATGCCGATCGATCTCTGGCCGACAGTCTGGGACGAGGATTGGAACAGCAAGGCTACTACACGCTCATGGCGCGATCGGGCGAAGCCGCCATCGAGATGGCATTGTCGTCGATACCTCAATTGATCGTGATGGATCAGCGCCTGCCCGACATGGACGCGGTGGCGGCAGTCGAGCGTCTCGCTGCGCAGCCGGCGACATGCCATATCCCCGTGATTATCTTGCGCGGCATGGCTCGGCCCGACATTATCCGCAGATCGCGCGTCGCCGGTTGTCAGTACTTTGTACGCAAGCCCTGCGACCCGGACGCGTTGTTCTTGCTGATTCGGCACGCGATTGAAGAAACCGCCCGAGCGGTGCTGGCGTAA
- the pgk gene encoding phosphoglycerate kinase, giving the protein MAKITADDMTNWCRRLLGAEPFAADQSLAASLAAIPRLESLADLPAGTVVLVRGDVDAKPGAKVGEGDIRLRSMVDTLRFGIERGWKQVVFGHIGRKPEGTLKAVRDRMSQLLDIQISLLEDWLDPATHDITDVAASAIRSAPTGSVLLLENTRKYDIERALWKAKPDDLGKLAGPLAALANNIAAKIGTVYVNEALSAGSLDASSTVVPATMERVALGKYVASEFEGPMTHCLNADLVVFSGLKIDKLDDLEAMVRNGRLKMVIAAGSLAMALKKAAARLSGAECNLGVAENSAHSDKPYYIPPERVEQAFQMLEEGRRRGIDFVLPVDFVLADGRVAEQLGPNDQQLDIGPKTIELFHNKVGVFIDEAKNSKASGGQPAVAFHNGVFGMFEDSRFEEGTRRFMQELKRMKEAGVAVYVGGGEGGAALEKYGKSDWVTHVFTAGGTVLNVLGHEPVPYLVALRMAAEQPID; this is encoded by the coding sequence ATGGCGAAGATCACCGCCGACGACATGACGAACTGGTGTCGCCGTCTATTGGGCGCCGAACCCTTTGCCGCCGACCAATCGCTGGCCGCTAGCTTGGCTGCGATTCCACGACTGGAAAGCCTCGCCGATCTGCCGGCCGGCACGGTGGTGTTGGTGCGTGGCGATGTCGACGCCAAGCCAGGAGCGAAGGTCGGCGAAGGCGACATTCGGCTGCGATCCATGGTCGACACGCTGCGATTTGGCATCGAGCGCGGCTGGAAGCAAGTTGTGTTTGGCCATATCGGCCGCAAGCCCGAGGGCACTCTCAAAGCAGTTCGCGACCGAATGTCGCAGCTATTAGACATCCAGATTTCACTGCTGGAAGATTGGCTTGACCCGGCCACTCACGATATTACCGACGTTGCGGCAAGCGCGATCCGATCCGCGCCCACCGGCAGCGTGCTGCTGCTTGAGAACACTCGCAAATACGACATCGAACGCGCGCTTTGGAAGGCCAAGCCCGACGATCTCGGCAAACTCGCGGGACCGCTGGCCGCATTGGCGAACAACATCGCCGCTAAGATTGGAACTGTGTATGTGAACGAGGCGCTCAGCGCGGGCAGCCTTGACGCATCGAGCACGGTTGTGCCCGCGACGATGGAACGTGTGGCGCTTGGCAAGTATGTGGCGAGCGAATTCGAAGGGCCGATGACGCACTGCCTCAACGCCGATCTCGTGGTGTTCAGTGGGCTCAAGATCGACAAGTTGGACGACCTCGAAGCAATGGTCCGCAACGGCCGATTGAAAATGGTGATCGCGGCCGGTTCTTTGGCGATGGCATTGAAGAAAGCCGCCGCGCGACTCTCGGGCGCCGAGTGCAACTTGGGCGTGGCAGAGAACTCTGCTCATAGCGACAAACCATACTACATACCGCCGGAGCGCGTCGAACAGGCTTTTCAGATGTTGGAGGAAGGTCGCCGGCGCGGGATCGATTTTGTCTTGCCGGTCGACTTTGTGCTGGCCGACGGCCGCGTGGCGGAACAGCTTGGCCCCAACGACCAACAACTCGACATTGGACCCAAGACCATCGAACTGTTTCACAACAAGGTGGGAGTCTTCATCGACGAAGCCAAGAACAGCAAAGCCAGCGGCGGGCAACCGGCGGTCGCGTTCCACAACGGCGTTTTTGGCATGTTCGAGGATTCGCGATTCGAAGAAGGCACGCGCCGCTTCATGCAGGAGTTGAAGCGGATGAAAGAGGCCGGCGTGGCCGTCTATGTGGGCGGAGGCGAAGGGGGCGCCGCCTTGGAGAAGTATGGCAAATCGGATTGGGTCACCCACGTCTTTACCGCTGGCGGCACGGTGCTCAACGTGCTCGGTCACGAACCGGTGCCGTATCTGGTCGCGCTGCGGATGGCCGCAGAGCAACCGATTGATTGA
- a CDS encoding NRDE family protein → MCLIAFQYRTFAAAPILLVANREEYYGRPAAPPRIQPGSPRVLCGLDHRAGGTWLGVNEYGLVVAVTNRLSSYPPGEPRSRGLLCRDLLNRANASDAVDVAQRELATGRYAGANFLCADPGNAFLIQHADSSDIVPLSPGLHLFSNTALDDRADARQCFARFELASHFPNSASAFCEVAGRIWRLPADAHGNGGVVLRGEDRGTVSSTILLLAANREESVYRYADGPPDTTGYADLSSLARELFASGRSGQTA, encoded by the coding sequence ATGTGCTTGATTGCCTTCCAATATCGCACGTTCGCCGCAGCGCCGATTCTGCTTGTCGCCAACCGCGAGGAATACTACGGTCGGCCCGCCGCCCCACCGCGGATCCAGCCGGGTTCGCCGCGTGTGCTGTGCGGCCTCGATCACCGCGCTGGCGGCACATGGCTGGGAGTCAACGAATACGGCCTGGTAGTCGCAGTGACGAACCGATTGAGTTCGTACCCGCCCGGCGAGCCACGATCGCGAGGACTGCTGTGCCGCGACTTACTGAACCGCGCGAACGCGAGTGATGCAGTGGACGTCGCTCAGCGAGAACTGGCGACTGGGCGCTATGCAGGCGCCAACTTTCTGTGCGCCGACCCTGGCAACGCCTTTTTGATTCAGCACGCGGATTCGAGCGATATCGTTCCATTGTCGCCGGGACTGCATTTGTTCAGCAACACCGCGCTTGACGATCGCGCGGACGCGCGGCAGTGCTTTGCGCGATTTGAACTGGCCAGTCATTTTCCCAACTCGGCATCGGCCTTCTGTGAAGTGGCCGGCCGAATCTGGCGCCTTCCGGCGGACGCCCATGGAAATGGCGGCGTTGTGCTGCGCGGCGAAGATCGGGGAACCGTGTCGTCCACGATCCTGCTGCTGGCCGCTAACCGAGAAGAGAGCGTATATCGTTATGCCGACGGGCCGCCAGACACCACTGGGTA
- a CDS encoding penicillin acylase family protein, translating into MRSTLSACLLALLCSNALGADLAAYDPPPGKAVRIIRDNYGVPHVISNDDYSLFYGIGYAQAEDQLENIVKNYLRASGRATEFEGIGSLLMDHLVRILDIPRRGDEQYAALDSRWKSQVDGYAAGVNRFIKEQKGAVPDWIEPVRPEDVLRFSTFVDVIFCVGDCRKDLNQAGIKVAALDRLPPIDGKLYGSNQFAISPGRSGTGNAQLSMDPHLPLNGFYRWYEQHLVGPDVNAMGATFFGVPYVSMGRTQNSAWCMTVNGPDLGDVFAFDIKPDDPTQYRDVDGWKKFDAGEETHQIRMKDKLAEKKIPFRKTSLGPVVAERDGKAYVFALPWPESTNRVRQFYDMAGAKSAAEFKDALRPLGLVMFNLVYADKAGDIFYISNARVPKRDLRIGSGEPRPGHEAWARWQGYHPLDELPQVLNPPCGYVMNTNSGPQNVCLDVAPRMDQFPPYMNSQEANARSRRLSKLLGDDQEITTDETHDYATDTRLEAGDRWRDKLVERLRAAAGSETERAGLAEVADVLAKWDVRTDLDSRGAALFVVIASDKSFADALAAEDDAALVKLVSGKAQRFREKFGALDAPWKDFNRISRGDIDLGIAGCGFVEADKGSFICLRPTYGLSRDGKRYAAGGSSYGMIVDFSNDVRAVSCLPFGVSENPASKHFADQLPLYVDLKFKPAWFEPAEILANAESNRVLEVE; encoded by the coding sequence ATGCGTTCCACTTTGTCCGCTTGCTTGCTCGCGCTGTTGTGTTCAAACGCTCTTGGCGCCGATTTGGCCGCTTACGATCCGCCGCCCGGCAAGGCCGTGCGGATCATTCGCGACAACTACGGCGTGCCGCACGTCATTTCCAATGACGACTACAGCCTGTTCTATGGAATTGGCTACGCCCAGGCTGAGGATCAGCTTGAAAACATCGTGAAGAACTATCTGCGCGCGTCGGGCCGCGCCACCGAGTTCGAAGGCATCGGCTCGCTGCTGATGGACCATCTGGTGCGCATTTTGGATATTCCACGACGCGGTGACGAGCAATACGCCGCGCTCGATTCGCGCTGGAAGTCGCAGGTCGACGGCTATGCCGCCGGCGTCAATCGCTTTATCAAAGAGCAAAAGGGGGCTGTGCCCGACTGGATCGAACCGGTGCGTCCTGAAGATGTGCTGCGTTTTTCCACTTTTGTTGATGTGATCTTCTGTGTCGGTGACTGTCGTAAGGATCTGAACCAAGCCGGGATCAAAGTGGCCGCGCTCGATCGCTTGCCGCCAATCGACGGCAAGCTATACGGCTCCAATCAATTCGCGATTTCCCCAGGCAGATCGGGCACCGGCAACGCGCAGCTTTCGATGGATCCGCATTTGCCGCTTAATGGTTTCTATCGCTGGTACGAGCAACACTTGGTCGGGCCGGATGTGAACGCGATGGGCGCCACGTTCTTCGGCGTGCCTTACGTGAGCATGGGCCGCACGCAAAACAGCGCTTGGTGCATGACAGTGAACGGGCCCGATTTGGGCGATGTTTTCGCCTTCGACATCAAGCCCGACGATCCCACCCAGTATCGCGATGTCGACGGCTGGAAAAAATTCGATGCGGGCGAAGAGACGCACCAAATTCGCATGAAGGATAAGCTCGCGGAAAAGAAGATCCCATTCCGCAAGACGAGCCTGGGACCCGTGGTCGCGGAGCGCGATGGCAAGGCGTATGTCTTTGCCTTGCCCTGGCCGGAATCGACCAATCGCGTGCGGCAGTTCTACGACATGGCTGGCGCCAAAAGCGCGGCCGAATTTAAGGACGCGCTCCGCCCCTTGGGGCTGGTGATGTTCAACCTTGTGTATGCCGACAAGGCGGGCGACATCTTTTACATCTCCAACGCCCGCGTCCCGAAGCGGGATCTGCGCATCGGCAGCGGCGAGCCACGCCCCGGCCACGAAGCCTGGGCCCGGTGGCAAGGATACCACCCGCTGGACGAGTTGCCGCAGGTCCTCAATCCTCCGTGTGGCTATGTCATGAACACCAACAGCGGCCCGCAAAACGTTTGTCTGGATGTCGCCCCGCGGATGGATCAGTTTCCTCCCTATATGAACAGCCAGGAAGCCAACGCCCGCAGTCGCCGCTTGTCCAAGCTCTTAGGCGACGATCAGGAAATCACCACCGACGAGACGCACGACTACGCCACCGATACTCGGCTGGAGGCTGGCGATCGCTGGCGCGACAAACTGGTTGAGCGCCTGCGCGCCGCGGCCGGCAGCGAGACCGAGCGAGCCGGACTCGCCGAGGTGGCCGACGTGCTGGCCAAATGGGATGTTCGCACCGACCTCGATTCGCGCGGCGCCGCGCTGTTTGTGGTCATTGCTTCCGACAAGTCCTTCGCCGACGCGCTCGCCGCCGAAGACGACGCCGCATTGGTGAAACTTGTCAGCGGCAAAGCGCAGCGCTTTCGAGAAAAGTTTGGCGCCCTCGACGCGCCATGGAAGGATTTCAACCGCATCAGCCGAGGCGACATCGATCTAGGGATCGCCGGCTGTGGATTTGTCGAGGCGGACAAGGGATCGTTCATCTGTTTGCGCCCCACCTACGGACTGTCGCGCGACGGCAAGCGTTATGCCGCCGGCGGATCGAGCTATGGCATGATCGTCGATTTCTCCAACGACGTTCGCGCCGTAAGCTGCTTGCCATTCGGTGTCAGCGAGAACCCCGCATCAAAGCATTTTGCCGACCAACTCCCGCTTTATGTCGATCTAAAGTTCAAGCCGGCCTGGTTTGAGCCAGCGGAAATCTTAGCCAACGCGGAAAGCAATCGCGTGCTTGAGGTCGAATGA
- a CDS encoding DUF1501 domain-containing protein yields the protein MAMNPTEPSPLRAPTPCGRTRREFFWQAGGGFVGAGLTWMLAQDGFFARQARAATASAASPAIDSPLAPKPSHFPAKAKACICLFMYGGPSQVDLWDPKPALEKYNGQPMPNLDSDPLFKVRSPGTLMASTHKFSQHGQSGIEVSDLFPKLAEHIDDLAVIRSCYADSFAHGSGLLQMNTGFLRQGYPSMGSWVTYGLGSENQNLPSFVVMLDHTGGPIGGAPNWGSGFMPASYQGTLFRTAGDPLIDLSMPTGVTAAQRRQQLDLLGRLGEIHQSGLPHQSELSARLASYELAFRMQSHAPEAVDLGQENAATLERYGINNPQTEKFGRRCLMARRLVERGVRFVQVYSGGGHNDQNWDAHSDVNKNHELHCGETDQPMAALLTDLKERGLLDETLVFWTGEFGRTPTAQNGKGRDHNPRGFSAWMAGGGIRGGQAHGATDELGFQAIENKVHIHDLHATMLHLMGLDHEKLTYLFSGRDMRLTDVEGHVVHQLIA from the coding sequence ATGGCCATGAATCCCACCGAACCAAGCCCGCTAAGAGCGCCCACCCCCTGTGGCCGCACCCGACGCGAATTCTTCTGGCAAGCGGGGGGCGGATTCGTCGGCGCCGGGCTGACCTGGATGCTCGCACAAGACGGTTTCTTTGCGCGTCAAGCGCGCGCGGCCACCGCTTCCGCTGCCAGCCCCGCGATCGATTCGCCGCTGGCGCCCAAGCCATCGCATTTTCCGGCCAAGGCCAAGGCTTGCATCTGCCTGTTCATGTATGGTGGTCCGAGCCAGGTCGATCTGTGGGATCCCAAGCCCGCGCTAGAAAAATACAACGGCCAGCCCATGCCCAACCTCGACAGCGATCCGCTGTTCAAGGTCCGGTCTCCCGGCACGCTGATGGCCAGCACGCACAAGTTTTCCCAGCATGGCCAGTCGGGGATCGAGGTCTCGGATTTGTTTCCAAAGCTGGCCGAGCATATCGACGATTTGGCCGTGATTCGTTCTTGTTATGCCGACAGTTTTGCCCACGGCTCGGGCCTGTTACAGATGAACACCGGTTTTCTGCGGCAAGGCTATCCCAGCATGGGCTCTTGGGTCACTTATGGCCTGGGCAGCGAGAATCAAAATCTGCCATCCTTCGTGGTGATGCTCGATCACACCGGCGGCCCGATCGGCGGCGCGCCGAACTGGGGCTCTGGTTTCATGCCGGCCTCGTATCAGGGAACCTTGTTTCGCACTGCCGGCGATCCCTTGATCGATCTCAGCATGCCGACGGGAGTAACGGCCGCGCAGCGTCGACAACAGCTTGATCTCTTGGGTCGGCTCGGAGAGATTCATCAATCGGGTCTGCCGCATCAGTCCGAACTGTCGGCCAGATTAGCCAGTTACGAATTGGCCTTCCGCATGCAATCGCACGCTCCCGAGGCGGTTGACCTGGGTCAGGAGAACGCCGCCACGCTCGAACGCTACGGAATCAACAATCCGCAGACCGAGAAATTTGGCCGCCGCTGCTTGATGGCGCGCCGCCTGGTGGAGCGCGGCGTCCGCTTTGTGCAGGTCTACTCCGGAGGGGGGCATAACGACCAAAATTGGGACGCCCACAGCGACGTGAACAAGAATCACGAATTGCATTGCGGCGAAACCGATCAACCGATGGCGGCATTGTTGACCGACCTCAAAGAGCGCGGATTGCTCGACGAAACGCTGGTCTTTTGGACCGGTGAGTTTGGCCGCACTCCCACCGCCCAGAACGGTAAGGGACGCGATCACAACCCACGCGGTTTTTCTGCCTGGATGGCGGGGGGCGGCATTCGCGGCGGGCAGGCGCATGGCGCCACCGACGAATTAGGTTTTCAAGCAATCGAAAACAAAGTGCATATCCACGACTTGCACGCCACCATGCTGCATTTGATGGGGCTCGACCACGAAAAATTGACCTATCTCTTTTCCGGCCGCGACATGCGACTTACCGATGTCGAAGGCCATGTTGTCCATCAGCTTATTGCTTAG